The Urbifossiella limnaea genome has a window encoding:
- a CDS encoding glycosyltransferase: protein MPAERVVLVHDWLTGLRGGEKCLEPLARRWPDARLLTLLHKRGSVPPAIEQLRISPSRLNRLPRVDRYYRYLLPLMPFAAGWKVTDADLVVSLSHCVAKSARPPAGVPHVCYCFTPMRYAWHMQGSYFRAAGLAGKLKAAAVDALMGRIRRWDRRTADRVTHFVAISRTVQTRIRECYGRDSVVIYPPVDTDYYTPAPVPREDFYLVVSALAPYKRFDLAIEACATLGKKLVVIGSGQDAKKLQAKAAPGITFLGWQADDVIRDHLRRAKALLFPGEEDFGIVPLEAQACGCPVIAFGRGGATETVRAGGPDPTGVLFDEQTADALAAAIETFEGNADRFDPRAARRNALLFRKDRFEAELFGYLDALTDGAPARRAA, encoded by the coding sequence ATGCCGGCCGAGCGGGTGGTCCTCGTCCACGACTGGCTCACCGGGCTCCGCGGCGGCGAGAAGTGCCTCGAACCGCTGGCCCGGCGCTGGCCCGACGCGCGCCTCCTCACCCTACTCCACAAGCGCGGCAGCGTGCCGCCGGCGATCGAGCAGTTGCGCATCTCGCCCAGCCGGCTCAACCGGCTTCCCCGGGTCGATCGGTACTACCGCTACCTCCTCCCGCTGATGCCGTTCGCCGCCGGCTGGAAGGTGACCGACGCGGACCTGGTGGTGAGCCTGAGCCACTGCGTGGCCAAGAGCGCCCGGCCGCCGGCGGGGGTGCCGCACGTGTGCTACTGCTTCACGCCGATGCGCTACGCCTGGCACATGCAGGGCTCGTACTTCCGCGCCGCGGGCCTCGCCGGGAAGCTGAAGGCCGCCGCCGTGGACGCGCTGATGGGCCGCATCCGCCGCTGGGACCGCCGCACCGCCGACCGGGTGACACACTTCGTCGCCATCAGCCGCACGGTGCAGACCCGCATCCGCGAGTGCTACGGCCGCGACAGTGTGGTGATCTACCCGCCGGTGGACACCGACTACTACACGCCGGCGCCGGTGCCGCGCGAGGACTTCTACCTCGTGGTGTCGGCGCTGGCCCCGTACAAGCGCTTCGACCTGGCCATCGAGGCGTGCGCGACGCTCGGCAAGAAGCTGGTGGTGATCGGCTCCGGGCAGGACGCGAAGAAGTTGCAGGCGAAGGCGGCGCCGGGCATCACGTTCCTCGGCTGGCAGGCGGACGACGTGATCCGCGACCACCTGCGGCGGGCGAAGGCGCTGCTGTTCCCGGGCGAGGAGGACTTCGGCATCGTGCCGCTGGAGGCGCAGGCGTGCGGCTGCCCGGTGATCGCCTTCGGCCGCGGCGGCGCCACCGAGACCGTCCGCGCCGGCGGCCCGGACCCGACGGGTGTGCTGTTCGACGAGCAGACGGCGGACGCGCTGGCGGCGGCGATCGAGACGTTCGAGGGGAACGCGGACCGGTTCGACCCGCGGGCGGCGCGGCGCAACGCGCTGCTGTTCCGCAAGGACCGTTTCGAGGCGGAACTGTTCGGCTACCTGGACGCCCTCACCGACGGCGCGCCGGCGCGCCGGGCGGCGTAG
- a CDS encoding PP2C family protein-serine/threonine phosphatase: MAFTLNIGKCSLLGNYRENNEDSLDVKQFPDLTVAIVADGMGGQAAGEVASKRAVDIVPREVRKNLTPTLNHEFVKAVARRAIVQANEEIMAMGALDKDMKNMGTTVVMAVWRKGGELFVAGVGDSRAYLVRKGKIQQLTVDHSLAQALVEAKTISPAEAKDHRFKNVLWKYLGSKEVGDGPEVTVVPVQDGDRFLLCTDGLTGVVPDEQLAAVVSEAADMQQLADGLGQLALDQNSRDNVSCVTIEVVEG, encoded by the coding sequence ATGGCGTTCACGCTGAACATCGGCAAGTGCAGCCTCCTCGGCAACTACCGGGAGAACAACGAGGACTCGCTCGACGTCAAGCAGTTCCCCGACCTGACGGTCGCCATCGTCGCCGACGGGATGGGCGGCCAGGCGGCCGGCGAGGTCGCCAGCAAGCGGGCCGTCGACATCGTGCCGCGCGAGGTCCGCAAGAACCTGACCCCGACGCTGAACCACGAGTTCGTCAAGGCCGTCGCCCGCCGGGCCATCGTCCAGGCCAACGAAGAAATCATGGCGATGGGCGCCCTCGACAAGGACATGAAGAACATGGGCACCACCGTCGTCATGGCGGTGTGGCGCAAGGGCGGGGAGCTGTTCGTCGCCGGCGTCGGCGACAGCCGGGCGTACCTCGTCCGCAAGGGGAAGATTCAGCAGCTGACGGTGGACCACTCCCTGGCGCAGGCGCTGGTGGAGGCCAAGACGATCTCGCCGGCGGAGGCGAAGGACCACCGGTTCAAGAACGTGCTGTGGAAGTACCTCGGCAGCAAGGAGGTGGGCGACGGCCCGGAGGTGACCGTGGTGCCGGTTCAGGACGGCGACCGGTTCCTCCTTTGCACCGATGGCCTGACCGGCGTGGTGCCCGACGAGCAGCTCGCGGCGGTGGTGAGCGAGGCGGCCGACATGCAGCAACTCGCCGACGGGCTCGGCCAGCTGGCGCTCGACCAGAACTCGCGGGACAACGTGTCGTGCGTGACGATCGAGGTCGTCGAGGGGTAA
- a CDS encoding SDR family oxidoreductase has product MGRLAGKVAVVTGGGSGVGRATALLFLKEGAKVVIAGRDPAKLAAVAAEANAGDALRTVPADVSKAADCANLIGAATAAFGRVDILVNNAGTNIKDRTIRELTPESWEMMIGANLHGAFYCTKAVLDQMFARKDGVIVNVVSVAGKRANPLGGAAYVAGKFGMGGFGMVLSNEEKDSGVRVSNVYPGEIDTPILAARPRPVTEEQRALILKPEDVADAVLFVATLPPRVSVPELVIKPTAQMYW; this is encoded by the coding sequence ATGGGCCGCTTGGCGGGCAAGGTGGCGGTGGTGACCGGCGGCGGATCGGGCGTCGGCAGGGCGACGGCGCTGCTGTTCCTGAAGGAAGGCGCGAAGGTGGTGATCGCCGGCCGCGACCCGGCGAAGCTCGCGGCCGTGGCCGCGGAGGCGAACGCTGGCGACGCCCTCCGCACCGTCCCCGCCGACGTGAGCAAGGCCGCCGACTGCGCGAACCTCATCGGCGCCGCCACCGCCGCGTTCGGCCGCGTGGACATTCTCGTCAACAACGCCGGCACGAACATCAAGGACCGCACCATCCGCGAGCTGACGCCGGAGAGCTGGGAGATGATGATCGGCGCCAACCTGCACGGCGCCTTCTACTGCACGAAGGCCGTGCTGGACCAGATGTTCGCCCGCAAGGACGGCGTGATCGTGAACGTGGTGTCGGTGGCCGGGAAGCGCGCCAACCCGCTCGGCGGCGCCGCCTACGTGGCGGGGAAGTTCGGCATGGGCGGGTTCGGCATGGTGCTGAGCAACGAGGAGAAGGACAGCGGCGTGCGCGTCAGCAACGTGTACCCCGGCGAGATCGACACGCCGATCCTGGCGGCGCGGCCGCGGCCGGTGACGGAGGAGCAGCGGGCGCTGATCCTGAAGCCGGAGGACGTGGCCGACGCGGTGCTGTTCGTGGCGACGCTGCCGCCGCGGGTGTCGGTGCCGGAGCTGGTGATTAAACCCACCGCACAGATGTACTGGTGA
- the prfB gene encoding peptide chain release factor 2 (programmed frameshift): MNPDLRRRTDELCARLTQLRDSLDVAGKTKVRDELEAKQGEPGFWDNQEKAKSTIQQLKVANSLLKPYEALTAAADDLQAMAELAEEDAAFEAELEPALVAAEGKYTAFELQAMMSGKTDSANAVVTIKPGAGGTEACDWAEMLYRMYIRWAKDHDFDVEEQDLEPNQEAGIMSVTFKISGPYAYGYMQSEIGVHRLVRISPFGSGDTRQTSFAAVDVLPELDDTIKIEVNEKALEMQTFCSGGPGGQHQNKTQSGVRLIYQYKGVEVRGESRTERSQPKNYANALALLKSRLYAIEEQKRMGDIAQRYDAKGEIAFGSQIRSYVMQPYTLVRDERDGIDVKNPAVMKVLDGDLDEFMHAYLRYVTAKRNRIRK, translated from the exons ATGAACCCCGACCTCCGCCGCCGCACCGACGAGCTCTGCGCCCGCCTCACCCAGCTCCGGGACTCTCTT GATGTCGCTGGAAAAACGAAAGTCCGCGACGAGCTCGAAGCGAAACAGGGCGAACCCGGCTTCTGGGACAACCAGGAGAAGGCCAAGAGCACCATCCAGCAGCTGAAGGTGGCGAACAGCCTGCTGAAGCCATACGAGGCGCTCACCGCCGCGGCCGACGACCTGCAGGCGATGGCCGAGCTGGCCGAGGAGGACGCCGCGTTCGAGGCCGAACTCGAACCCGCGCTCGTGGCGGCGGAGGGGAAGTACACGGCGTTCGAGCTGCAGGCGATGATGAGCGGCAAGACCGACTCGGCCAACGCCGTCGTCACCATCAAGCCGGGGGCCGGCGGCACCGAGGCCTGCGACTGGGCCGAGATGCTGTACCGCATGTACATCCGGTGGGCGAAGGACCACGACTTCGACGTGGAGGAGCAAGACCTGGAGCCGAACCAGGAAGCCGGGATCATGAGCGTCACGTTCAAGATCAGCGGCCCGTACGCGTACGGGTACATGCAGAGCGAGATCGGCGTCCACCGGCTCGTGCGCATCAGCCCGTTCGGGTCCGGCGACACGCGCCAGACCTCGTTCGCCGCGGTGGACGTGCTGCCCGAGCTGGACGACACCATCAAGATCGAGGTGAACGAGAAGGCGCTGGAGATGCAGACGTTCTGCTCCGGCGGCCCCGGCGGGCAGCACCAGAACAAGACGCAGTCGGGCGTCCGGCTGATCTACCAGTACAAGGGCGTGGAGGTGCGCGGCGAGAGCCGGACGGAGCGGAGCCAGCCGAAGAACTACGCCAACGCCCTGGCGCTGCTGAAGTCGCGGCTGTACGCCATCGAGGAGCAAAAGCGGATGGGCGACATCGCCCAGCGGTACGACGCGAAGGGCGAGATCGCGTTCGGGTCGCAGATCCGCAGCTACGTGATGCAGCCGTACACGCTGGTCCGCGATGAGCGCGACGGCATCGACGTGAAAAACCCGGCGGTGATGAAGGTGCTGGACGGCGACCTGGACGAGTTCATGCACGCCTACCTGCGCTACGTCACGGCCAAGCGCAACCGCATTCGGAAATGA
- the tsaE gene encoding tRNA (adenosine(37)-N6)-threonylcarbamoyltransferase complex ATPase subunit type 1 TsaE: protein MTLDIPDLAATEAFGRRLGALLFRGAVVALVGPLGAGKTHLTRAIAGGLGVRNPAAVTSPTFVLIQEYPARLPVYHFDAYRLSGPREFADLGVDEYFAGDGVCVVEWADKVEPTLPAEQLRIVITAVDENRRRFELTAHGDRYAAVLAAL, encoded by the coding sequence ATGACCCTCGACATCCCCGACCTCGCCGCCACCGAGGCGTTCGGCCGCCGGCTCGGCGCGCTCCTGTTCCGCGGCGCCGTGGTGGCGCTGGTCGGGCCGCTCGGCGCCGGCAAGACGCACCTCACGCGTGCCATCGCCGGAGGCCTCGGCGTGCGGAACCCGGCGGCGGTCACCTCGCCGACGTTCGTGCTGATCCAGGAGTACCCGGCCCGGCTGCCGGTGTACCACTTCGACGCCTACCGCCTGTCCGGCCCGCGCGAGTTCGCCGACCTCGGCGTGGACGAGTACTTCGCCGGCGACGGCGTGTGCGTCGTCGAGTGGGCCGACAAGGTGGAGCCGACGCTGCCGGCGGAGCAGCTGCGAATCGTCATCACGGCGGTGGACGAGAACCGCCGCCGCTTCGAGCTGACGGCGCACGGCGACCGGTACGCCGCGGTGCTGGCGGCGCTGTAG
- the cysC gene encoding adenylyl-sulfate kinase, translated as MSELPAPQVFHHPGTVSRADRVALLKQTGATVWFTGLSGSGKSTLATAVEHALIHRGHAAYVLDGDNVRFGLNASPKILTDTRGYGPDAAGRFGLGFGAADREENVRRIGEVAKLFADAGLLALTSFISPYRKDRDAARAAHQAAGLPFVEVYVSTPLEACERRDPKGLYRQARAAVAAGKAAGFTGIDDPYEPPTSPELTLDMSARSVEDGVAAVLAELAARGLLGGI; from the coding sequence ATGTCCGAACTCCCCGCCCCGCAGGTCTTCCACCACCCCGGTACGGTCAGCCGCGCCGACCGCGTCGCGCTGCTGAAGCAGACCGGCGCCACCGTGTGGTTCACCGGCCTGAGCGGCTCCGGCAAGAGCACCCTCGCCACGGCCGTCGAGCACGCCCTGATCCACCGCGGTCACGCCGCCTACGTCCTCGACGGCGACAACGTCCGCTTCGGCCTGAACGCCAGCCCGAAGATCCTGACCGACACGCGCGGCTACGGCCCCGACGCGGCCGGTCGGTTCGGCCTGGGGTTCGGCGCCGCCGACCGCGAGGAGAACGTCCGCCGCATCGGCGAGGTGGCGAAGTTGTTCGCCGACGCGGGGCTGCTGGCGCTGACGAGCTTCATCAGCCCGTACCGGAAGGACCGCGACGCGGCGCGGGCGGCGCACCAGGCCGCGGGGCTACCGTTCGTCGAGGTGTACGTGAGCACGCCGCTGGAGGCGTGCGAGCGGCGCGACCCGAAGGGGCTGTACCGCCAGGCGCGGGCGGCGGTCGCGGCCGGGAAGGCGGCGGGCTTCACCGGCATCGACGACCCCTACGAGCCGCCGACGAGCCCGGAGCTGACGCTGGACATGTCGGCGCGGTCGGTGGAGGACGGCGTCGCCGCGGTGCTCGCGGAGTTGGCGGCGCGGGGGCTGCTCGGCGGGATTTAG
- a CDS encoding DUF885 domain-containing protein yields MTSLRLLAPLALLTAGLSFVPVPPPAAAQPPTFAAFADDYYAALFAWDPNQATYAGVHDFDTKLADFSADNIAHRVDTLKRLQARLDTLRGGKLTAADSIDADALDHAVRAELLDTEVIGEWKRNPVPYLGKPAEGIDLLMKRSFAPPADRLRAVIGRLKATPPLLAAMKANVQNPPKEFADLGLIVAKGSVGFFRTDLPTWAKTAAGNDKQLLAEFEAANRPVADGFDAAAKWIETDLLPRAKGNYAIGADAFMKKLAYEEMLDIPLDRLLAIGEANLKKDQEAFAATAKLIDPKKTPQEVLASLTEDHPKPEDLVAATRGTIERTRKFLLDKGIVTVPSEVRPTIAETPAFMRTGGFASMDTPGAFETKATEAFYYVTPPEVEWDVKRKVEHMRQFNKTSLDIITIHEAYPGHYLQFLFARQYPTKVRKLYTCGTNVEGWAHYAEQMCVEEGYGAGDPKVRLAMLHEALWRDCRYVTGIKLHTAGWTVEQGKQFFMTEGYVEGEGAFQEARRGTYNPTYLYYTLGKLQIYKLREDYQKAKGVAFTLRAFHDEFVRQGGLPIKLIRRIMLPGDTGPTL; encoded by the coding sequence GTGACTTCCCTCCGCCTCCTCGCCCCGCTCGCACTCCTGACCGCGGGCCTGTCGTTCGTCCCCGTCCCGCCACCGGCCGCCGCCCAGCCGCCGACGTTCGCCGCCTTCGCCGACGACTACTACGCCGCCCTGTTCGCCTGGGATCCCAACCAGGCGACCTACGCCGGCGTACACGACTTCGACACCAAGCTCGCCGACTTCTCGGCCGACAACATCGCCCATCGCGTGGACACGCTCAAGCGCCTCCAGGCGCGGCTCGACACGCTTCGGGGTGGCAAGCTCACCGCGGCCGACAGCATCGACGCCGACGCGCTCGACCACGCCGTCCGCGCCGAGCTGCTCGACACCGAAGTGATCGGCGAGTGGAAGCGGAACCCGGTGCCGTACCTCGGCAAGCCGGCCGAGGGGATCGACCTGCTGATGAAGCGCAGCTTCGCCCCGCCGGCCGACCGCCTCCGCGCCGTCATCGGCCGGCTGAAGGCCACGCCGCCGCTCCTCGCCGCGATGAAGGCGAACGTACAGAACCCGCCGAAGGAGTTCGCCGACCTGGGCCTCATCGTGGCGAAGGGGTCGGTCGGCTTCTTCCGCACCGACCTGCCGACGTGGGCCAAGACCGCCGCCGGCAACGACAAGCAGCTGCTCGCCGAGTTCGAGGCCGCCAACCGCCCCGTCGCCGACGGCTTCGACGCCGCGGCCAAGTGGATCGAGACGGACCTGCTGCCGCGGGCGAAGGGGAACTACGCCATCGGCGCCGACGCGTTCATGAAGAAACTCGCCTACGAGGAGATGCTCGACATCCCGCTCGACCGGCTGCTGGCGATCGGCGAGGCGAACCTGAAGAAGGACCAGGAGGCGTTCGCCGCGACGGCCAAGCTCATCGACCCGAAGAAGACGCCGCAGGAGGTGCTGGCGTCGCTGACCGAGGACCACCCGAAGCCCGAAGACCTGGTGGCCGCCACGCGCGGCACCATCGAGCGCACGCGGAAGTTCCTGCTCGACAAGGGCATCGTGACGGTGCCGTCGGAGGTGCGGCCGACGATCGCCGAGACGCCGGCGTTCATGCGCACCGGCGGGTTCGCGTCGATGGACACGCCGGGGGCGTTCGAGACGAAGGCGACGGAGGCCTTCTACTACGTGACGCCGCCGGAGGTGGAGTGGGACGTGAAGCGGAAGGTCGAGCACATGCGGCAGTTCAACAAGACCTCACTCGACATCATCACCATCCACGAGGCGTACCCGGGGCACTACCTGCAGTTCCTGTTCGCGCGGCAGTACCCGACGAAGGTGCGGAAGCTGTACACGTGCGGCACGAACGTGGAGGGGTGGGCGCACTACGCGGAGCAGATGTGCGTGGAGGAGGGGTACGGCGCCGGCGACCCGAAGGTGCGGCTGGCGATGCTGCACGAGGCGCTGTGGCGCGACTGCCGGTACGTCACGGGGATCAAGCTCCACACCGCGGGGTGGACGGTGGAGCAGGGGAAGCAGTTCTTCATGACGGAGGGGTACGTCGAGGGCGAGGGGGCGTTCCAGGAGGCGCGGCGCGGCACGTACAACCCGACGTACCTGTACTACACCCTGGGGAAGCTGCAGATCTACAAGCTGCGGGAGGACTACCAGAAGGCGAAGGGGGTGGCGTTCACGCTGCGGGCGTTCCACGACGAGTTCGTGCGCCAGGGCGGCCTGCCGATCAAGCTGATCCGCCGCATCATGCTGCCGGGCGACACGGGGCCGACGCTGTGA
- a CDS encoding S10 family peptidase: protein MTRPAVALAVALAAAALPSAAQDRTKDTPPVATQHAVTLGGKKVEYAATAGTLVLKDEDGKAQASVFYVAYTKPGADPATRPLTFCFNGGPGSSSVWLHMGAFGPKRVALTDDGQPTPPPAKLVENEGSLVDLTDLVFIDPVSTGFSRAADEKNAKQFHGVQEDLTSVGEFIRLYVTRNNRWGSPKYLAGESYGTTRAAALANHMQSKLGMRLNGVVLVSAVLNFGTIRFDEGNDLPFPLYLPGYTATAWYHKKLAPELQTSLTKTLAEAEAFAAGEYQQALFKGAELTDAERKTIAAKVARFTGLSEEFVLRNDLRVEGQRFMRELLRDRGRTVGRFDSRYLGRDSTDAGERPEYDPSYAAVQGTYTEGLNSYLRGELKYESDLPYEILTGRVQPWNYGTASNRYLNVAPALRTAMAQNPDLRVLVANGYYDLATPYAATKYTMSHLANDRGLLGRVTMTYYEAGHMMYVHRPSLVKLRADVAAFLQKG from the coding sequence ATGACCCGCCCGGCCGTCGCGCTCGCCGTCGCCCTCGCGGCGGCCGCGCTCCCGTCCGCCGCCCAGGACCGCACCAAGGACACGCCCCCGGTCGCCACCCAGCACGCGGTCACCCTCGGCGGCAAGAAGGTCGAGTACGCCGCGACCGCCGGCACGCTCGTCCTCAAGGACGAGGACGGCAAGGCGCAGGCGAGCGTCTTCTACGTCGCCTACACGAAGCCCGGCGCCGACCCGGCCACGCGGCCGCTCACGTTCTGCTTCAACGGCGGGCCGGGGTCGTCATCGGTGTGGCTCCACATGGGCGCGTTCGGCCCCAAGCGCGTCGCGCTGACGGACGACGGCCAGCCCACGCCGCCGCCCGCGAAGCTGGTCGAGAACGAGGGCTCGCTCGTGGACCTGACGGACCTGGTGTTCATCGACCCCGTCAGCACCGGGTTCAGCCGCGCCGCCGACGAGAAGAACGCCAAGCAGTTCCACGGCGTGCAGGAAGACTTGACCTCCGTCGGCGAGTTCATCCGCCTCTACGTCACGCGGAACAACCGCTGGGGCTCCCCCAAGTACCTCGCCGGCGAGAGTTATGGCACCACCCGCGCCGCGGCCCTGGCGAACCACATGCAGTCGAAGCTCGGCATGCGGCTGAACGGCGTCGTGCTGGTGTCGGCGGTGCTGAACTTCGGTACCATCCGCTTCGACGAGGGGAACGACCTGCCGTTCCCGCTGTACCTGCCGGGTTACACCGCCACCGCGTGGTACCACAAGAAGCTCGCCCCCGAGTTGCAGACGAGCCTGACCAAGACGCTCGCCGAGGCGGAAGCGTTCGCCGCCGGCGAGTACCAGCAGGCGCTGTTCAAGGGGGCGGAGCTGACGGACGCGGAGCGGAAGACGATCGCGGCGAAGGTGGCGCGGTTCACCGGGTTGAGCGAGGAGTTCGTGCTGCGGAACGACCTGCGGGTCGAGGGGCAGCGGTTCATGCGCGAGCTGCTCCGCGACCGCGGCCGCACCGTCGGCCGGTTCGACAGCCGCTACCTCGGCCGCGACAGCACCGACGCCGGCGAGCGACCGGAGTACGACCCCAGCTACGCCGCCGTGCAGGGCACGTACACCGAAGGGCTGAACAGCTATCTCCGCGGCGAGCTGAAGTACGAGAGCGACCTGCCGTACGAGATTCTCACGGGGCGCGTGCAGCCGTGGAACTACGGCACGGCCAGTAACCGGTACCTGAACGTGGCGCCGGCGCTGCGGACCGCGATGGCGCAGAACCCCGACCTGCGCGTGCTGGTGGCGAACGGGTACTACGACCTCGCGACGCCGTACGCGGCGACGAAGTACACGATGAGTCACCTGGCGAACGACCGCGGGTTGTTGGGGCGTGTGACGATGACGTACTACGAGGCCGGGCACATGATGTACGTCCACCGGCCGTCGCTGGTGAAGCTGCGGGCGGACGTGGCGGCGTTCCTTCAAAAGGGATGA
- a CDS encoding leucine-rich repeat domain-containing protein — protein sequence MPARIALLTLLAVVGGGLLRLGADAPRSPDAPRLPELRAATAAEVDAVEAAVRAVGGGLTRRDREASGDVPDLHRRLHTINLGHPVTAEQIDRLPDPDFGYALWVVIDPTTPPGLLARLGRLRHLRRVSVDVRAIPDEPWHMRDGAPPSFAAARVAELAAVPHLEELFLNRGMTEAGFGDDVAAVLQAFPALRAVGTLTGLSDTGAATLARMHRLERLIVGGPGLTDAGFARLSALPRLRDLWVQNRPPLSAASLRPFTLRPRLVRLVVQLDGAEAAEQVSRIHTLEYLSLGMRRREGGVRPELLPLARLPRLRQFQPGEYGSDEEAEVLSRFPALESAVLFRGTDTGLRSLTRIRTLRNLQLLSPAVTDAGLAAVATLPRLETLGVTTGPGVTDAGLDALAAAPRLASLAVGTGASSGRVSYTEAGLRRFVAARGPRLTGLSTSHLGLGDDFVTFLAATAPNLSRLGLGTERGITDASVPALRTLPRLRSLDVGGSSSGRPGLKELEYQVRGVQIVRRSR from the coding sequence ATGCCCGCTCGCATCGCTCTGCTCACACTGTTGGCCGTGGTCGGTGGCGGGCTGTTGCGCCTGGGCGCCGACGCACCGCGTTCGCCCGATGCACCGCGCCTCCCCGAACTCCGCGCCGCGACAGCGGCCGAGGTTGACGCGGTCGAGGCCGCCGTCCGCGCCGTCGGCGGCGGGCTCACCCGCCGCGACCGTGAAGCCAGCGGCGACGTGCCCGACCTACACCGACGGCTCCACACCATTAATCTGGGTCACCCCGTCACCGCGGAGCAGATTGACCGCCTCCCGGACCCGGACTTCGGCTACGCCCTGTGGGTGGTCATCGACCCCACCACGCCGCCGGGGCTTCTCGCCCGCCTCGGCCGGCTCCGGCACCTCCGCCGGGTGTCGGTCGACGTCCGCGCCATCCCGGACGAACCCTGGCACATGCGCGACGGGGCGCCGCCGTCGTTCGCCGCAGCGCGCGTGGCCGAGCTCGCGGCCGTGCCGCACCTCGAAGAACTGTTCCTGAACCGCGGGATGACGGAAGCCGGGTTCGGCGACGACGTGGCGGCGGTGCTGCAGGCGTTCCCCGCTTTGCGCGCGGTCGGCACACTCACCGGCCTCAGCGACACCGGGGCGGCGACACTGGCGCGGATGCACCGACTCGAGCGACTCATCGTCGGCGGCCCCGGCCTGACCGACGCCGGGTTCGCCCGGTTGTCCGCCCTGCCGCGCCTCCGCGACCTGTGGGTGCAGAACCGACCGCCGCTGTCCGCCGCGTCGCTTCGCCCGTTCACCCTCCGCCCGCGGCTGGTCCGCCTGGTGGTGCAGCTCGACGGGGCCGAGGCGGCAGAGCAGGTCAGCCGCATTCACACGCTCGAATACCTGTCGCTCGGGATGCGCCGGCGCGAGGGCGGGGTCCGGCCGGAACTCCTACCGCTGGCCCGACTGCCGCGACTCCGGCAGTTCCAGCCCGGCGAGTACGGCTCCGACGAGGAGGCGGAAGTGTTGTCGCGGTTCCCGGCGCTGGAGTCCGCCGTGCTGTTCCGCGGCACCGACACAGGGCTACGATCCCTCACACGAATTCGCACGCTCCGCAATTTGCAACTGCTGTCCCCGGCCGTGACCGATGCCGGGCTGGCCGCGGTCGCCACGCTGCCGCGCCTGGAGACGCTGGGAGTGACGACCGGCCCCGGGGTCACCGACGCCGGCCTCGACGCACTCGCCGCCGCGCCGCGGCTCGCCAGTCTGGCGGTGGGTACCGGCGCGTCATCGGGACGGGTGTCGTACACCGAGGCCGGGCTGCGCCGGTTCGTGGCGGCGCGGGGGCCGCGCCTCACGGGGCTGAGCACATCGCACCTCGGGCTTGGTGACGACTTTGTGACGTTCCTGGCGGCGACCGCCCCCAACCTGTCACGGCTCGGGCTCGGGACGGAGCGAGGGATCACCGACGCGAGTGTGCCGGCGCTGCGGACACTGCCGCGGCTGCGGTCGCTGGACGTGGGCGGGTCGTCGAGCGGCCGGCCGGGGCTGAAGGAGTTGGAGTATCAAGTGCGCGGCGTGCAGATCGTGCGACGTTCGCGCTGA
- a CDS encoding EthD family reductase, giving the protein MTRLTVLYGHPTDPAAFDRYYHDVHVPLARRMRGLLGWTIGKCESATPGERPPYYLIVGLYAASRADLDAILASPEGQAAIADVPNFATGGVTFLFNDEDVLIPYSLGG; this is encoded by the coding sequence GTGACCCGCCTGACCGTGCTGTACGGCCACCCCACCGACCCGGCGGCGTTCGACCGCTACTACCACGACGTGCACGTGCCGCTGGCGCGGCGGATGCGCGGGCTGCTGGGCTGGACGATCGGCAAGTGCGAGTCGGCGACGCCGGGCGAGCGGCCGCCGTACTACCTGATCGTGGGCCTATACGCCGCCTCCCGCGCCGACCTGGACGCGATCCTCGCATCGCCCGAGGGGCAGGCGGCCATCGCCGACGTGCCGAACTTCGCCACCGGCGGCGTCACCTTCCTGTTCAACGACGAGGACGTACTGATCCCGTACTCGCTCGGCGGGTGA